In Leishmania braziliensis MHOM/BR/75/M2904 complete genome, chromosome 27, the DNA window GGTACGCATCAGCGGAACCATTAGAACACGTCATCTGCGATGACTTCTGTCGAATCCccgcctccttcttccctcgtCGCCTGTACCGCGCGTGCGTCTCTTCGGAGTTTGCCCACTTAGCTCGTCATCCCATCTCCTTACTCTCTGTGCCTCGCTTTCCCCATATGCTTCTCTCACACCCCCGTAACCACTGCTCACCACACCATTGAGCTTCACAGCACGTACGGTGCGAGTTTTTGCGCGATGCTTCGTCGTGTGCCCCTGTGTCTTGCACGCCGCAAGCACGGGCAGACGGCGTGGTCGCCGAACAacacgagcagcggcgctgcgccgacgAACGGGATCACCGCgcaagaggcgctgcagatCGCGTACCGGCCGATGCCACTGGCGAGCACGGTGGAGTACGAGGAAGACTTCGGACCGAACATGATGATCCATCGCGAGTTTGTGTCGTCGAAGCACCGCACGCGTATGACTTCGGACATTTCTGCGCTGGCGTACAGCGATGTTGAGCTTACGCGggcgcgccagcagctcgcgGGCGTGATGAACCGCgagcggcgcggcgcgctTGTTGGGAGTGGCGGCGAGGCTGGCGACCGCGTGTTGTTCAACTCGGATGTTGATGAGACGACGCGGGAGGTGAAGAGCGCACGCTTCCTGTTCAACGAGCAGCGCATGCAGTTCTGCGACCGCTTCCAGACGTTCTTCCGCGAACGCATTGAGCGACgggctgctggcgccgccgagGACAGTCATTACTTCTTCTCACTGATGGAGGCGTGCGCTGTCCTGCACGGGTGCGACACGGTTGGAGCTCGTGAGGTGTACTACCACCGCTTCCTGGGGCTGGACCTGGATACACTGGAGactgaggcggcggccgtgcgtgcgtgcgcagcggaCGCGGCGGAGGTGAGGACGCGGTTGACGCGGGAGGAGGCAGGCGCGGGAGGTGGCGCTCTTGTGCGTACTGCAGCCGGTGCTACCGGCGGCCCAAGGAGCGCGATGGACGCGGTGCAGGACATCATCGACGCGCTTCCGCCACTGTTTCCTCCACCCAGGGCTGCTGAAGTGGTGGAGGCCAGCGAGAGTGGTTCCGATGCGCCGCCGGCGCATGCCCGGACTTCGAGTGCTGAAGAACCACCATTTGCGACAGTCACGCCGCCTCCATCCGTGCCAGAGTCGTCGGGGACTTCGGCAACAGCCGAGCACTTTTTCGAggacgctgcgccgctgtacAAGGCGTACCTTGCGCATGCGCGTGGCGAGAGTCCCGTGGGCTCGTACGACTTGACAACCCTTGGTTTGCACGTGACACACGCggagcggcgccggtggcgctcGCTGATGGACAAGATCGCTGCGGAGAACTACCACGAGCTGACTGCTGCCGAACTGGAGGACGCGCACGTGCTGAACGGCCAGTTGCACACGGTGAAGTTCTTCGATCTGAAGGTGGGAGATACGGTGCGCGAGAtcatgcagctgctggagcgggAGACAGGGTCGAGCGCGTCCGGCGACCGTGACGTACCTGTGGAGATGTCACCGACGCACCCTGAGCGGCGCGTGTGAGGCTAAACTGTTGTGTGACTGTCGCACTGCTTCTCTCCaacttctctctcgctctggGGCTCTCCCACCAAGGGAGATTTGCCTGCTGGGTGCAGATCAGCCATAACAGTGCGGctgctccctcctcctcccttcccctttctctcttctcgcccGCTGGCCTGTGGCGCAGCTCACCAGACTATCCcctcttgcccccccccctcccgctttccccctctctgtgtccGCGGGCTGTATTGAGGCCGCTGTGCCTCAGCAAAGGGACGCTATACTGaacgcaaacacacaaggCAGAGGGAATGCTGCGTGGTGCACCTGCGCTATCGATCTGTGCCCGTCGCACATGATCAACTCGACCGGCACGAACCCTCGATGCAGTGGCTTCTGCCTGCCGTTAAGAACCCTATCTCGACTGCCTctacctcctcctttcttctctccatctcctgcTGCTTGTCTTGGACCGAtgtcctcctttctcctcccacTTCCCGCCCATCGTGCACAGACaggcacgcacccacaccttCCCTCTACACTCCGGCTCACTGTGACGACCCAATCGCGCAGCTAACACACCCACTCGCGCCCTTTTCTCGCCTCCCGCACTTCTCTCGTTTCCATTGGATGGGTGCTGTGCTACGCTCTCTGACCTCTTCGTCCATACCACTCACAGGACAACTTGTCTGAGGCTCATCTCcgaccctcccccctcctcttggTTCACTGACGGCCAACTGCAGACGacatcggcagcgctggtaCGATGGCGAAGAGAACCCACTCTCCGGGCCTGCAGATGTCCCCCGTGAGCGAGGGTAGGGAGTCCCTCACCGACGACGCGATGGAGCTGAACAGGATGGGCGAGATACAGACGAAGGATGTGGTGTGTTCTCCAAACACGCCGGACGTGGATGCGCTGGTGTACACAGCGACGCATCAGCCGCGCAACTGCTTCACTGCTATGTTGAGCAAGGCTGTGCCGCACGGCGGGATGCTGTCGAATTCGTACAACCTTGCTGCTGTAACGCTGGGGTCCGGTGTGATTGCACTGCCGTCTGCGTTCCGGGCGATGGGTATGATTACTTCGATCCTCACGCTGCTCATCATCACGTTGAGCACTGTGTACTCAGTGTACATCATGATCCAGGCTGCGGACAAGACAGGGCGGCGATTGTACTCGTACGAGGCACTTGCGCGCGGGCTACTTGGGCGTGGGTGGGACTACCTCGCTGCGTTTCACATGTGGATGTTCTGCTTCGGGTCGTGTGTGTCATACGTGATCTCAACGGGCAACCTGCTGTCGCGCGCGACGGACGACCCATCGGTGAACAGCTTCGTGCGGTCTCCGTGGGGAAACCGCTTGCTTGTGGCGATGATCTGGGCGTGCGTGATGCTGCCACTGTCGATCCCGAAGACGATCAACTCGCTGCGTTATTTCTCGATCATTGGTGTGACGTGTATGATGAACTTTGTgatcgtcatcgtcgcccACTCTGCGATGAACGGGTTTGAGAACGGGCGGCCGATTCACCAGCCGAAGATGTTCAAGACTGGCAACAGCGCGGTTGTGGGGTTCTCAAGCATCTTGTTTGCGTTCCTTGCACAGACGAACGTGTTCGAGGTAGCGCGCGAGACACCGAAACCGACACCCTGGCGGATCTCGAGGGACATTGCGATCAGCCAGGTCGTCTGCTGCGCGCTGTACGTGCTCGCGGGCGTGTTCGGGTACCTGGAGTTTGGCGAACAAATAACAGACTCGATTCTGCTGTACTACAACGTGCGCAGAGACGTGCTTATTATGATTGCCTACATTGGGATCGCCGTGAAGATGTGCGTTGGATTTGCGCTCTGCATGCAGCCGTCGCGCGACGCGGCGTACTACTGCCTTGGCTGGCACTTCCCGCTGTTCAAGGACATCCGGACAGTGCCGTTCTGGCTGAACGCTGTAATCTGCACTGGGTTCTCTCTGCTTGCACTTGTGCTGGGGCTCTTCATTCCAAGTGTAAACATCGTGTTTGGGCTTGTTGGCAGCTTCTCCGGCGGGTTCCTGGGGTTCATCTTCCCGGCGCTGTACATCATGTACGCTGGCAACTGGGGCCTGCGACAGGTGGGCTGGGTCCACTACCTCTCGACGTACCTGTTGCTGGTCGCCGGCGTGGTTGCTGTTGTGTTCGGCACGGTCGCCTCGATCTACGAGGTCAGCTGAGAAGCGGTGAGGTAACCGCTCTCGTCTGCATTGTTCACTGCACCTCTGTCACCCAGGTGTGGACGAAGACGAAGCGGTGTGGGGAGAGTGACTTGGGTGCACGGAGCCAGTTCTCTGGGGACCTCTGCGCGTTTTCCCTACCCCCGGATACCggcttccctcctcctccccccatctCCCTCTGCTTGCGTGGCTTCTTTCCTCTTACTGGGTCTCTGTGTCTCACTTTATTTTGTCTCACGGACATTTCGCAGATGAGGAAAGTTGTGGGGAGCAAATTTTGTAGTGAGAGGGGGGCAAGCCGTGGTGTAGGGCTCGACTAAAAAAATatgatttttttttcccgtctcttgtcttctcttctgttttATTTTCTATCTTTGTGTATTTGcgtgcgtatgcgtgtgtgtgtgtgtctgaccgcgcacacacgtctGTACAGTTGTTTTGGCGCTCTTGTTGCAGCAGActttttgttgttggttGTTGCACTgctttgttttgtttctccGTGTTGCCCGGCGTTTGTGCCCCGGCGCGCTATGTGAGATCCACGGACCTCTCGAAGGTCCCAGTAAACCTCATTTTACGCTATGTTCTTGCGTGAAATGATCTCATTATATACATCTCACTCGCGCTGCATGAGCTTCCACCGTCAGGTGCTTACCGCTGCTCCCCCTATGCTCCTTCAGAATGACAAGCGGTGAGTTCGTTGTGCGCAAGCCCATGTTTATCCACGAGCCCCTGGACACACCCATGCCTGTCAAGCGCGTGTAGGTTCAAGAAGGGGACAGAATGCACCTGCCTCCACAGGCTCATAGCAGCGTCCCGTTTGCCACGGTACCTGCGGGCAAGCCATCCAGGCACATCCatggcggcagcaacggAAGTGGAAGATGAAGGTAGCGAGCTCTCTTCTGCAGACAACGTCGTTCTGAAATAGGACCCGGAATGCACAAATGCTGGCACTGGGTGCACGCGCTGCAAGCCGTAGCTGGCCTAGTATATCACATTCAATCAAAGCATGCAGAAGCCAGCAGAATAAGAGAGACTGACAAACAAGGCGCGCGGATACTCATACTGATCAACTCCAAAGTGAATGCTTACAAAACATGCGACATCTCCGTCTGACCTGGTGAGCTGATGAGGCGCCGATGCCCGGAGCATGGCGAGAGCTCCCCGAATCATACCATCGAGCCCCCCAGACTCCAATGTAGAGAGTCACTAGTCATGCTTTGGTGCGCCCCTGACCTGAAGCTAGCTGACTTCCTCTTCGGACTCATCTGGCATGCGCCCACACCACCCATGTTATCCCCACgacagccaccaccgcttccgccCTCGAGCAAGACCCTAGACGCTGTGGTCCGCTGGGAACAAGGCATGCAGTCCACTCAGGTATGCCTGGAGCCGATCGCGCGGCACGTACCCGAAGAAGGGAtgggagagagcaagcagATTCCGTTAGATGCATGGTTTGGTTCAACAACAGACGACTTGTCCTAGGCGACTAGGAGCGTTGGTCATCGTACAGAAGAGACATGGGTGAGTTGTGGTGTTGTGCGCACATCTGTTGATTTGGCTGGAATAGAATGTTGTTTTAGAAAAAGAGAATAATTATCCCTGTTTGGTGGCCTTGCATCTTCCTCTGAACTCTGGTGGCGTAGGTGAAGGGCAGGCGGCAGTGACGCGGGGGTGAGGGAGCAGTGCCAGAGGCTGGCTCTTGTTGACGACGCTgtgtgcgtcgctgcgcgtGTCCCTCACGTCctctgtctccctcgcttcctctcctGCTGCCCCCACCCAGTTCACGAGCACCGTCGTGTGCGtataggtgtgtgtgtgtgtgtgtgtgtgtgtgtgttgaggAGTGCAAGCGCTGCGAtaaggagagcagcagctgcggcgtccCACTCGGGCGCTGCTAAGTagcgcctctcctctttttttttttcacgtCAGTGAATTTATTGTGTGTTTGACGGcgttctcctgctgcagaTGTGTGTAACACGTGTCTCGCATGTGGTCTCGCTCTTActgtctccccctcccttgagctgcagcgtgtactgtttttttttttttcatgcTCTCTTGCTTTTCTTTGACTTTCACGCATGTCTGGCGTGGAGAACCTCAAGTGAGCGCACTGTTCTCGCATTTGTTTTACTCTCATTGTCAAACACTGACGATATTATGCgcgtctttctttttttctgttcttcTTTCGCCCAGTCTCTCTTTGTCTGCGAATGTCCGTGGTGCATCTCTTCACCCCTGACGAAGTGGTGCCAGCGCGCTTAGGCTGAGTTCAACCCTGTGGATGTAAAAGGCATCTGTGCACTCGCAGGCTCGTGCCGAGAGTGTCGGTAcagcttttcttttccctctccctcttcgttTCTACtgccctcgccttctctctctgataCGAGGCCGTCTTGGTTGTCTGTGGGTGTTGAGTAAGTGAGTGTACAATCGATggtcgtgtgtgtgggtgtgtgtgtatgcgctgTCTATGGCTTCGAGTTCCGGCGCATGTCAAAGTCATCAAGCGACATGCACACAGATACTCGAAAGCCCCCTCACACGGACATGCGACAGGCGCTGAGATGGAGGCAGAGAGGTGAGGCAAGGGCAGGCAGGCGAGTGCACTCGGCAGCTGAGGAAGAAAAGCACAAGTCAACGCAGAGAGGAAAATTGGGGACATACCCGCCTCTTCGTGCGTCTTTTGTGTTTATGCCGCTTCTCCAGCTACAACTCTGTCACCTCATATGtgtgcaccgctgcaccgtACAGACAACACAGTAGTTGCAGTAGAAATCTCGGAAGGAAGACACTGTGCACAGCCAGTGTTCATGGAGGCGCGCATTCGCTCCCCCTttggtatgtgtgtgtgtgtgactgaATGAGCAACTGGTGGACATGCATACTGTGCTAGATGAGCTagctgagagagaaagggatgtgggtggagaaggagaaggggggatgTGGACTGTGTTTTCCGTATTGCGCGCTGTATACTAGGAGGTATGCACGGCTGCCGAAGCGGAATTTTTGCCCAATCGCCTTTCCTGTTCCCTCTGTAcgtcccctccctcatcctccctcttctcagtgcttcctctctctcgtccttTCGCTTTGCCGATGGGAATGGCCACGGCTACTTCTTTTTATTTTTGCTTACGTTGTGCTtcgttctcttttcttctgtttCGCTCGTACgattttcgctctctccccccgccccccagGCAAGGCCattttcctttccccctcgttctctctccttaGTAAAGAGAGCGGCATACGTGCTAGTTTGAGGACGCTAGTATGAACTTGCCTATTCCGTGAGCTGGAATGATTTAATTCGGCACAAGTAAGTGCATACAACCGCATGCTCATGTGCAGTTGGCCGCGCTCTCTCATCTCCAGCGAACCCATGAACTCTTGCTCATCTCTCATCTCTTGATCTGGGTCTTTTCCAGCACCCTATCTGGTGTACGGCAACCGTGTCGGCaaacaagaggaaaagaaggaaacgCCATGCATCGGTAGGTGGTGTGGTGGTCCCACGCACGTTATCGAGAGCAGACAACAATACACTTTCCCTATGATTGCCCTTGTCGCAGCTCTGGCTGCACGGCAGCTGATGACTCCACCCGCTCTCCCGTTtgctccttcccttctcttttttggGGGGCCTCCGCTAGTCCTCGAACTACACAATTCACCCTTAAAGGTGGCATTAGGGGCTTTTCcgtgcctcctcccttccaCTCACCACCTCTGTCAAGAGGAATGCGTTTCCATAAGAACGCGCGGCCGTTTTGCGCAAGGGGGTTGCAGAGATCCACATGACTGGTCATCTGCTAGAGCCGCGACGACTGCGGAGTGACACTACCAAAGCGGTTTGCTAGTCGCGTCAGCACGGTGAACACCTCAGCACTTCACCatttcttttgtgtgcggGGGGGTCCTTGCGCAGGGCGTGGCGAGGGAAGTGCTCTTCTACCTCCCTTCTGTCTACTCACGCGCTCCCCCACGACAGTCCGTGATTAGAGGAAGGCGGGCCGTCATCTTTatgttttcttcttctgaGCCATCATGCTGCTCCTGTATGTGATGCCTCGCTTTACCAAGGG includes these proteins:
- the AAT24 gene encoding putative amino acid transporter; translation: MAKRTHSPGLQMSPVSEGRESLTDDAMELNRMGEIQTKDVVCSPNTPDVDALVYTATHQPRNCFTAMLSKAVPHGGMLSNSYNLAAVTLGSGVIALPSAFRAMGMITSILTLLIITLSTVYSVYIMIQAADKTGRRLYSYEALARGLLGRGWDYLAAFHMWMFCFGSCVSYVISTGNLLSRATDDPSVNSFVRSPWGNRLLVAMIWACVMLPLSIPKTINSLRYFSIIGVTCMMNFVIVIVAHSAMNGFENGRPIHQPKMFKTGNSAVVGFSSILFAFLAQTNVFEVARETPKPTPWRISRDIAISQVVCCALYVLAGVFGYLEFGEQITDSILLYYNVRRDVLIMIAYIGIAVKMCVGFALCMQPSRDAAYYCLGWHFPLFKDIRTVPFWLNAVICTGFSLLALVLGLFIPSVNIVFGLVGSFSGGFLGFIFPALYIMYAGNWGLRQVGWVHYLSTYLLLVAGVVAVVFGTVASIYEVS